The Miscanthus floridulus cultivar M001 chromosome 7, ASM1932011v1, whole genome shotgun sequence genome includes a region encoding these proteins:
- the LOC136463360 gene encoding beta-1,2-xylosyltransferase XYXT1-like isoform X3: protein MGSPKAAKSMLKQRIWRHRLIAPFAAVLITAVLALVFSGLFAQDPNASGSPNKEDLAAAASDQEFDDGNSEPNQAFQGTMPAADEGGTATAVPAQLERSTGGSEPEEKQSPTQDQEGEETTAKSGLVQNTTCTPRTGTTICDLSNQRFDICELCGDARTIGRSSTVMYVPQSLTSNDEEWNIPAQSRKSLPWIKKVTVKTLKASHQVPSCTSRHAIPAIVFALGGFTANAWHDFSDVLVPLFLTARQFDQDVQLLITNNQPWFIKKYSAIFHRLTRHNIIDFDADEEVRCYPHVIVGLRSHRDLDIDPNSTLQNYTMMDFRLFVREAYGLPAPEVDIPYRADKDDFEKKPRIMLIDRGKTRRFMNMPDVLRGLDWFGFEVVRADPRIDSNLEEFVRLVDSCDAMMGVHGAALTNMVFLRSGAVLVHVVPYGIEFMANGFYGAPARDMGLRHVQYSINPDESTLLEKYGGNHTVIKDPEAIRNSGWEKVGEFYMTKQDVVLNMTRFGPSLLKAIEFIV from the exons ATGGGGTCGCCCAAGGCGGCCAAGAGCATGCTGAAGCAGCGCATCTGGCGTCACCGGCTCATCGCGCCGTTCGCTGCCGTTCTTATCACGGCCGTCCTCGCCCTCGTATTCTCCGGCCTTTTCGCGCAGGATCCAAACG CCAGTGGATCTCCCAACAAGGAGGATCTTGCAGCAGCGGCATCTGATCAAGAATTCGATGATGGAAATTCTG AGCCCAATCAAGCTTTCCAAGGCACCATGCCTGCAGCAGACGAGGGAGGGACAGCAACGGCAGTGCCGGCCCAACTAGAAAGAAGCACTGGAGGATCTG AACCTGAAGAGAAGCAATCGCCCACACAGGACCAGGAAGGAGAAGAAACCACTGCTAAATCAG GTTTAGTTCAGAACACAACATGCACACCTCGAACCGGAACAACCATCTGTGATCTCTCCAACCAGCGCTTCGACATCTGTGAGCTTTGTGGTGATGCTCGCACCATTGGTCGCTCCTCCACTGTAATGTATGTCCCACAGTCCCTTACTTCCAATGATGAAGAGTGGAATATTCCAGCACAGTCACGGAAAAGCCTTCCATGGATCAAGAAGGTGACTGTCAAAACCCTGAAGGCTTCCCACCAGGTGCCAAGTTGCACATCCAGGCATGCCATACCGGCCATTGTCTTTGCATTAGGCGGGTTTACAGCGAATGCCTGGCATGACTTCAGTGATGTCCTTGTCCCTCTGTTTCTTACTGCCCGCCAGTTTGACCAAGATGTCCAACTACTTATCACCAATAATCAGCCCTGGTTCATCAAGAAATACTCAGCAATTTTTCATCGCCTCACGAGACACAATATTATTGATTTTGATGCAGACGAGGAGGTCAGGTGTTATCCACATGTCATTGTTGGGCTGAGGAGCCACCGGGATCTTGATATTGATCCGAACTCTACACTGCAGAACTACACAATGATGGATTTCCGTTTGTTTGTCCGTGAAGCCTATGGATTACCTGCACCTGAAGTGGATATACCATACAGGGCTGACAAAGATGACTTTGAAAAGAAGCCCCGGATAATGCTCATTGACCGGGGCAAGACACGAAGGTTCATGAATATGCCTGATGTTTTGAGAGGGCTTGATTGGTTTGGTTTCGAGGTGGTCAGGGCAGATCCAAGGATTGATTCTAATCTTGAGGAATTTGTCCGCCTAGTTGACTCATGTGATGCAATGATGGGTGTTCACGGTGCGGCCTTGACTAACATGGTGTTCCTGAGGTCAGGCGCAGTGTTGGTGCACGTTGTACCCTACGGGATTGAGTTCATGGCTAACGGATTCTACGGTGCACCTGCAAGGGACATGGGCCTAAGACACGTGCAGTACAGCATCAATCCAGATGAGAGCACACTACTGGAGAAGTATGGTGGGAACCATACGGTGATAAAAGATCCAGAAGCCATCAGGAACAGTGGATGGGAGAAGGTTGGGGAGTTCTATATGACCAAACAGGACGTTGTGCTCAACATGACGAGGTTTGGACCTAGTTTGTTGAAGGCAATAGAGTTCATTGTGTAG
- the LOC136463360 gene encoding beta-1,2-xylosyltransferase XYXT1-like isoform X2: MGSPKAAKSMLKQRIWRHRLIAPFAAVLITAVLALVFSGLFAQDPNAASGSPNKEDLAAAASDQEFDDGNSEPNQAFQGTMPAADEGGTATAVPAQLERSTGGSEPEEKQSPTQDQEGEETTAKSGLVQNTTCTPRTGTTICDLSNQRFDICELCGDARTIGRSSTVMYVPQSLTSNDEEWNIPAQSRKSLPWIKKVTVKTLKASHQVPSCTSRHAIPAIVFALGGFTANAWHDFSDVLVPLFLTARQFDQDVQLLITNNQPWFIKKYSAIFHRLTRHNIIDFDADEEVRCYPHVIVGLRSHRDLDIDPNSTLQNYTMMDFRLFVREAYGLPAPEVDIPYRADKDDFEKKPRIMLIDRGKTRRFMNMPDVLRGLDWFGFEVVRADPRIDSNLEEFVRLVDSCDAMMGVHGAALTNMVFLRSGAVLVHVVPYGIEFMANGFYGAPARDMGLRHVQYSINPDESTLLEKYGGNHTVIKDPEAIRNSGWEKVGEFYMTKQDVVLNMTRFGPSLLKAIEFIV, from the exons ATGGGGTCGCCCAAGGCGGCCAAGAGCATGCTGAAGCAGCGCATCTGGCGTCACCGGCTCATCGCGCCGTTCGCTGCCGTTCTTATCACGGCCGTCCTCGCCCTCGTATTCTCCGGCCTTTTCGCGCAGGATCCAAACG CAGCCAGTGGATCTCCCAACAAGGAGGATCTTGCAGCAGCGGCATCTGATCAAGAATTCGATGATGGAAATTCTG AGCCCAATCAAGCTTTCCAAGGCACCATGCCTGCAGCAGACGAGGGAGGGACAGCAACGGCAGTGCCGGCCCAACTAGAAAGAAGCACTGGAGGATCTG AACCTGAAGAGAAGCAATCGCCCACACAGGACCAGGAAGGAGAAGAAACCACTGCTAAATCAG GTTTAGTTCAGAACACAACATGCACACCTCGAACCGGAACAACCATCTGTGATCTCTCCAACCAGCGCTTCGACATCTGTGAGCTTTGTGGTGATGCTCGCACCATTGGTCGCTCCTCCACTGTAATGTATGTCCCACAGTCCCTTACTTCCAATGATGAAGAGTGGAATATTCCAGCACAGTCACGGAAAAGCCTTCCATGGATCAAGAAGGTGACTGTCAAAACCCTGAAGGCTTCCCACCAGGTGCCAAGTTGCACATCCAGGCATGCCATACCGGCCATTGTCTTTGCATTAGGCGGGTTTACAGCGAATGCCTGGCATGACTTCAGTGATGTCCTTGTCCCTCTGTTTCTTACTGCCCGCCAGTTTGACCAAGATGTCCAACTACTTATCACCAATAATCAGCCCTGGTTCATCAAGAAATACTCAGCAATTTTTCATCGCCTCACGAGACACAATATTATTGATTTTGATGCAGACGAGGAGGTCAGGTGTTATCCACATGTCATTGTTGGGCTGAGGAGCCACCGGGATCTTGATATTGATCCGAACTCTACACTGCAGAACTACACAATGATGGATTTCCGTTTGTTTGTCCGTGAAGCCTATGGATTACCTGCACCTGAAGTGGATATACCATACAGGGCTGACAAAGATGACTTTGAAAAGAAGCCCCGGATAATGCTCATTGACCGGGGCAAGACACGAAGGTTCATGAATATGCCTGATGTTTTGAGAGGGCTTGATTGGTTTGGTTTCGAGGTGGTCAGGGCAGATCCAAGGATTGATTCTAATCTTGAGGAATTTGTCCGCCTAGTTGACTCATGTGATGCAATGATGGGTGTTCACGGTGCGGCCTTGACTAACATGGTGTTCCTGAGGTCAGGCGCAGTGTTGGTGCACGTTGTACCCTACGGGATTGAGTTCATGGCTAACGGATTCTACGGTGCACCTGCAAGGGACATGGGCCTAAGACACGTGCAGTACAGCATCAATCCAGATGAGAGCACACTACTGGAGAAGTATGGTGGGAACCATACGGTGATAAAAGATCCAGAAGCCATCAGGAACAGTGGATGGGAGAAGGTTGGGGAGTTCTATATGACCAAACAGGACGTTGTGCTCAACATGACGAGGTTTGGACCTAGTTTGTTGAAGGCAATAGAGTTCATTGTGTAG
- the LOC136463360 gene encoding beta-1,2-xylosyltransferase XYXT1-like isoform X1, whose protein sequence is MGSPKAAKSMLKQRIWRHRLIAPFAAVLITAVLALVFSGLFAQDPNGAAASGSPNKEDLAAAASDQEFDDGNSEPNQAFQGTMPAADEGGTATAVPAQLERSTGGSEPEEKQSPTQDQEGEETTAKSGLVQNTTCTPRTGTTICDLSNQRFDICELCGDARTIGRSSTVMYVPQSLTSNDEEWNIPAQSRKSLPWIKKVTVKTLKASHQVPSCTSRHAIPAIVFALGGFTANAWHDFSDVLVPLFLTARQFDQDVQLLITNNQPWFIKKYSAIFHRLTRHNIIDFDADEEVRCYPHVIVGLRSHRDLDIDPNSTLQNYTMMDFRLFVREAYGLPAPEVDIPYRADKDDFEKKPRIMLIDRGKTRRFMNMPDVLRGLDWFGFEVVRADPRIDSNLEEFVRLVDSCDAMMGVHGAALTNMVFLRSGAVLVHVVPYGIEFMANGFYGAPARDMGLRHVQYSINPDESTLLEKYGGNHTVIKDPEAIRNSGWEKVGEFYMTKQDVVLNMTRFGPSLLKAIEFIV, encoded by the exons ATGGGGTCGCCCAAGGCGGCCAAGAGCATGCTGAAGCAGCGCATCTGGCGTCACCGGCTCATCGCGCCGTTCGCTGCCGTTCTTATCACGGCCGTCCTCGCCCTCGTATTCTCCGGCCTTTTCGCGCAGGATCCAAACG GTGCAGCAGCCAGTGGATCTCCCAACAAGGAGGATCTTGCAGCAGCGGCATCTGATCAAGAATTCGATGATGGAAATTCTG AGCCCAATCAAGCTTTCCAAGGCACCATGCCTGCAGCAGACGAGGGAGGGACAGCAACGGCAGTGCCGGCCCAACTAGAAAGAAGCACTGGAGGATCTG AACCTGAAGAGAAGCAATCGCCCACACAGGACCAGGAAGGAGAAGAAACCACTGCTAAATCAG GTTTAGTTCAGAACACAACATGCACACCTCGAACCGGAACAACCATCTGTGATCTCTCCAACCAGCGCTTCGACATCTGTGAGCTTTGTGGTGATGCTCGCACCATTGGTCGCTCCTCCACTGTAATGTATGTCCCACAGTCCCTTACTTCCAATGATGAAGAGTGGAATATTCCAGCACAGTCACGGAAAAGCCTTCCATGGATCAAGAAGGTGACTGTCAAAACCCTGAAGGCTTCCCACCAGGTGCCAAGTTGCACATCCAGGCATGCCATACCGGCCATTGTCTTTGCATTAGGCGGGTTTACAGCGAATGCCTGGCATGACTTCAGTGATGTCCTTGTCCCTCTGTTTCTTACTGCCCGCCAGTTTGACCAAGATGTCCAACTACTTATCACCAATAATCAGCCCTGGTTCATCAAGAAATACTCAGCAATTTTTCATCGCCTCACGAGACACAATATTATTGATTTTGATGCAGACGAGGAGGTCAGGTGTTATCCACATGTCATTGTTGGGCTGAGGAGCCACCGGGATCTTGATATTGATCCGAACTCTACACTGCAGAACTACACAATGATGGATTTCCGTTTGTTTGTCCGTGAAGCCTATGGATTACCTGCACCTGAAGTGGATATACCATACAGGGCTGACAAAGATGACTTTGAAAAGAAGCCCCGGATAATGCTCATTGACCGGGGCAAGACACGAAGGTTCATGAATATGCCTGATGTTTTGAGAGGGCTTGATTGGTTTGGTTTCGAGGTGGTCAGGGCAGATCCAAGGATTGATTCTAATCTTGAGGAATTTGTCCGCCTAGTTGACTCATGTGATGCAATGATGGGTGTTCACGGTGCGGCCTTGACTAACATGGTGTTCCTGAGGTCAGGCGCAGTGTTGGTGCACGTTGTACCCTACGGGATTGAGTTCATGGCTAACGGATTCTACGGTGCACCTGCAAGGGACATGGGCCTAAGACACGTGCAGTACAGCATCAATCCAGATGAGAGCACACTACTGGAGAAGTATGGTGGGAACCATACGGTGATAAAAGATCCAGAAGCCATCAGGAACAGTGGATGGGAGAAGGTTGGGGAGTTCTATATGACCAAACAGGACGTTGTGCTCAACATGACGAGGTTTGGACCTAGTTTGTTGAAGGCAATAGAGTTCATTGTGTAG